One genomic segment of Hordeum vulgare subsp. vulgare chromosome 2H, MorexV3_pseudomolecules_assembly, whole genome shotgun sequence includes these proteins:
- the LOC123425179 gene encoding protein FAR1-RELATED SEQUENCE 5-like, whose protein sequence is MENVPFNKRSLNYMCKRMNQEAADDDIRKTVELFSELKKNDPMFADSVLVDSDSKIQALMWTNGKSRYQYRMFGDAITFDTTYRTNQYDMPFGLFVGVNHHFQSIILGGVMMRNEKEETFDWVFKEFVSLMGGKAPVTILTDQCRAMELSIANVLPGTKHHWCKWHVLRRAKEFLGPVYTMNRDFRDELHKILEYMLTVDEFEAAWGNLIHKYSLQDHPMMTQIYELRMK, encoded by the exons ATGGAAAACGTACCATTCAACAAGAGATCACTCAACTACATGTGCAAAAGGATGAACCAAGAGGCTGCAGATGATGACATCAGGAAGACAGTGGAACTGTTCTCTGAACTAAAGAAGAATGACCCTATGTTTGCTGATAGTGTTCTTGTTGACAGCGACAGCAAGATCCAGGCCCTTATGTGGACGAATGGAAAGAGCAGATACCAATATAGAATGTTTGGCGACGCAATCACATTCGACACAACATATCGTACAAATCAGTACGACATGCCATTCGGCCTGTTTGTGGGGGTAAACCATCATTTCCAAAGTATTATTTTAGGAGGTGTTATGATGAGGAACGAAAAGGAGGAAACATTCGATTGGGTATTCAAGGAATTTGTGTCATTGATGGGAGGCAAGGCACCGGTTACTATATTGACAG ACCAATGTCGTGCAATGGAGTTGTCTATCGCTAATGTGCTACCTGGAACAAAACACCACTGGTGCAAATGGCATGTTTTGCGTCGTGCAAAGGAGTTCCTTGGACCAGTCTACACAATGAATAGAGATTTCAGGGATGAGCTACACAAGATTTTAGAATACATGCTCACTGTAGATGAGTTCGAAGCAGCCTGGGGGAATCTAATTCACAAGTATAGTTTGCAGGATCACCCAATGATGACACAAATATACGAGTTGAGAATGAAATGA